CAACACAGACAGAATCTCAGTACTGCCACCTGAATGGCGGCTGAACTATTTTAAGAAAATAGATTCTGAAAACAGCATCGTTACAGAACGAGTTCGAGATGAAGTGATTTTCAGAAAGTTCAACCTTATGGAGCGGAACTTTCCATTCAAGAGAAAGTTTCATACTATTTTCTGCAGAAATGTAATGATCTATTTTGATTCTGAGACCAAAAAAGATTTGGTCAATAAATTTTACGACATGACGGAACCGGGCGGATATTTGTTTATAGGACACTCTGAGTCCCTAAACCGGGAGGAATCCAGATATAAATATATCATGCCTGCGGTTTACCGAAAGGAACTGCCCTGAAAAGCAGGATCATGACGCAATTAACTAACAGCATATATGGCTTACGCAAATACAAATCCGAACCCAACCCTTACGGGGACTGCGTTCGGATTTGTATTTACTGTCGCTTCCTATAAAAAAACTTCCTTGTTTCCAAGAGGGAAGTACCACTCCGAAATCAAGGAAGCCTGATGAACTTGTACTATAACAGATGTGTGACGGCCGCTTTCATCAATCAAATGAATGCTAAGCCTGATTTTTTACCAGAAACTCATAATGTTTCTTTAAACTCTGATAGCTTTCTTCACTGATATCATGCTCCATGCGACACGCGTCATCTAAAGCAGTTTCTTCCTTTACTCCTAGCAGCATCAAAAGCTGAGCTACTGTTTTATGGCGCTCATAAATTCGGGTAGCGATTTCATATCCGTCATCTTTTAACGTAATATATCCTTCTTCATCAACTTCGATATAACCGTTTTCTCTGAGCTTCTTCATAGCCACACTGATGCTGGGCTTCGTAAAACCCATCTCATTGGCGATATCGATGGAACGGACTTGTCCCATACGTTCTTTGAGCATCAGGATTGTTTCAAGGTAGTTTTCCCCTGATTCATGCATCTCCATTTTATCACCCCCGATTTCATTTTATCGTCATGCTTCTATAATAAAGGAAGCTTTGAGTTTTTTCAAGATAAGTTTATTTTAATTAGTTAGAGTACCCGCAATAGGCAGAACGGTGCTCCGTTGACAATAATTGTTAACGATGGTAAGATAAAAATGGGTTAGATGAAGCTAACTCGAGGCACTTAGAAACTTTTCACTTAATTATTAGAAAGCAGCGAAGAGCGGTTGGGAGAGGGGTGTTTTGAATGGAACGAAAAGATGTTATTTTTAAGCGATATCAGAAGGGGGCAGGGTTGTATGATCGCCTTCTATCAACAGATAGCCTATGGTCTACTCTGGCCTGCAAGCTGGTATGGGGGTTTTCTGATACGGTATATGCAAATCGGCTTTTAAAGTGGATCCCGGATGACTTCAACGGCAGTCTGCTGGATGTTCCGGTGGGAACTGCGCTGTTTACCACTCCGAAATACAAGGAATTAAAGGGTGCACAAATTACGTGTCTCGATTATTCACCGGAAATGATGACTGCTGCGGAAAGGAAGTTTGCGGATGCAGGTATTGAAAATATTCAATGTCTCAGGGGCGATGTGGGAGACCTTCCTTTTGAAGAAGCATCCTTTGATATTGTATTGTCCATGAACGGGTTTCACGCGTTTCCAGATAAGGATGCGGCGTTTCAAGAGATCAAAAGAGTGATAAAACCGGGAGGCTGCTTCATTGGATGCTTTTATATAAAAGGAGAGAATCGGAGAACCGACTGGTTTATCAATCACCTCTATGTTCCAAAAGGATACTTCACGCCTCCCTTTATGACAAAAATAGAGTTGGAGGATAAGTTGAATAACCACTACCGTCATGTCGAGATCTGGAATACTGGGTCTATCGTCTGTTTCCGCGGAGTAAACCCATCTAGGGAAATTCCCTCTGGGAAGGTTCCCTCTGGGAAGGTTCCTTGAGAGCGGGAGAGCAATCATGAGTATTCTATCAAAGGAAAAAGAGCTGTATGGGTCTGTGATTGAGATCGTTTCTCAGGAGGATGGCTGTGCGGTCTATCGGATGGCAGACGGAAGTGACGGAATTATGACGTCCTATGAGGTGTTTCCGGGTGTGGAGTTGATCTACAATGATTTCCATACGGGGGAGTGTTTTCAGGGTCCGAGAATTTATCGAGATATCATGGAAATCAACCACTGCAGGCAGGGGCGCTTTGAGTGTGATTTCCCCGATGGATCTTGTGTATATCTGGAGGAGGGAGACTTATCGGTTAATATGATTGGCAACAGGACACTTCGCTCTACATTTCCGCTGGAGCATTATCATGGCATTTCTGTCGTAATCGATCTTGAGCAGGCAGCAGGTTCTTTGTCCGGTGTGCTGAGTGATATCTCCATTAACTTATATGCTCTTAGAGATAGCCTTTGTGGTTGTGACCGCTGCTTTATCATGCGGGCCACAGAATCGGTGGGGCATATTTTTTCAGAGCTCTATCGGGTGCCGGAAGCAATCAAAAAAGGCTATTATAAGATTAAAATTTTGGAACTGCTTTTGTTTTTGAGCACCGTAGACAGTTCCGCCCACATGGGTGAGAAACAATATTTTCATAGAAGTCAAGTTGAGGTAATTAAAGAAATCAAGGAATATATGACTCAAGATCTTGAGAGACACGATACACTGGAGGAGTTATCAAAGCGTTTCAAGATACCGCTGACGGCTATGAAGCTGTGTTTTAAAGGCGTTTACGGAACAACGCTCTATTCATATATGAGAACTTACCGCATGCAGGCTGCGGCTGTTATGCTGAATCAGACGAGAGCAAGCATAGCTGAAGTGGCGGGCTTGGTAGGCTATCAGAACGCAAGCAAGTTTGCTTCGGCCTTCAAAGATGTGATCGGAATGTCCCCTTTGGAGTATCGCAGAGCCAACTGCGGTTTACCTTCCAATGATCCACTGACGTCTTTGCTCCAAAGAGACAATCCGCCGACGGACTGGAGTTGTTTTGACTAAATGGAGTAGACAATTTTACCTGTTTTTACTATATTTAAGAAGGGCGCTGAAGAGCGTTTTTCTTAAATAGATAGGTTAGTAATGACTAACTAAATTGCAAGGGAGGTTATTCGTGGAGAAAAAATTGAATACAGAAGGTGGGATTAAGGAGCGTAACCTGAACGCTAAGGATCTAATCAATGTGGGAATCTTCACCGCCATTTATTTTGTCATATTCTTTGTTACTGGAATGGTGGGGTACATACCGGTAATGATGCTCGCAATTCCTTTTCTTTGTCCTCTTACAGCCGGCGTACCCTTTATGCTTTTCCTGACACGGGTACGGAAATTTGGAATGGTAACAATCATGGGGATACTGCTTGCGATACTCATGCTGGTTTTCGGCCATCCCTGGCCTTGTATTATTACCGGAATCGTCTTTCCTCTGGCAGGAGATCTGATCCTGCGAAATGGGAATTTTAAAAGTTGGAGTTCTATTTTGCTCGGATATGCCGTGTTCAGCCAATGGATTAC
This genomic window from Clostridiales bacterium contains:
- a CDS encoding metal-dependent transcriptional regulator, with product MEMHESGENYLETILMLKERMGQVRSIDIANEMGFTKPSISVAMKKLRENGYIEVDEEGYITLKDDGYEIATRIYERHKTVAQLLMLLGVKEETALDDACRMEHDISEESYQSLKKHYEFLVKNQA
- a CDS encoding class I SAM-dependent methyltransferase — encoded protein: MERKDVIFKRYQKGAGLYDRLLSTDSLWSTLACKLVWGFSDTVYANRLLKWIPDDFNGSLLDVPVGTALFTTPKYKELKGAQITCLDYSPEMMTAAERKFADAGIENIQCLRGDVGDLPFEEASFDIVLSMNGFHAFPDKDAAFQEIKRVIKPGGCFIGCFYIKGENRRTDWFINHLYVPKGYFTPPFMTKIELEDKLNNHYRHVEIWNTGSIVCFRGVNPSREIPSGKVPSGKVP
- a CDS encoding helix-turn-helix transcriptional regulator → MSILSKEKELYGSVIEIVSQEDGCAVYRMADGSDGIMTSYEVFPGVELIYNDFHTGECFQGPRIYRDIMEINHCRQGRFECDFPDGSCVYLEEGDLSVNMIGNRTLRSTFPLEHYHGISVVIDLEQAAGSLSGVLSDISINLYALRDSLCGCDRCFIMRATESVGHIFSELYRVPEAIKKGYYKIKILELLLFLSTVDSSAHMGEKQYFHRSQVEVIKEIKEYMTQDLERHDTLEELSKRFKIPLTAMKLCFKGVYGTTLYSYMRTYRMQAAAVMLNQTRASIAEVAGLVGYQNASKFASAFKDVIGMSPLEYRRANCGLPSNDPLTSLLQRDNPPTDWSCFD
- a CDS encoding MptD family putative ECF transporter S component codes for the protein MNAKDLINVGIFTAIYFVIFFVTGMVGYIPVMMLAIPFLCPLTAGVPFMLFLTRVRKFGMVTIMGILLAILMLVFGHPWPCIITGIVFPLAGDLILRNGNFKSWSSILLGYAVFSQWITGLMIPFYFMRETYFKSLRSGYGDTYADTLMAITPTWAFGVVVLAAAAGSVLGAYFGKSLLKKHFKRAGIA